The following proteins are encoded in a genomic region of Triticum dicoccoides isolate Atlit2015 ecotype Zavitan chromosome 1B, WEW_v2.0, whole genome shotgun sequence:
- the LOC119341387 gene encoding probable calcium-binding protein CML15 yields the protein MGKMRALFSRSRSGGGSRRSSSSKSSSMPPSPARSPSVREDEMERVFRKFDANGDGRISRAELAALFESVGHAVTDDEVSRMMEEADSDGDGYISLAEFAAINAAPDAAVEEDLRHAFRVFDADGNGVISPAELARVLRGLGEAATVAQCRRMIEGVDRNGDGLVSFDEFKLMMANGKGFGLAQGNVRA from the coding sequence ATGGGCAAGATGCGCGCGCTCTTCTCCCGCAgccgcagcggcggcggcagccggcgctcctcctcctccaagtcgtcGTCGATGCCGCCGTCGCCCGCGCGCTCGCCCTCTGTGCGGGAGGACGAGATGGAGCGCGTGTTCCGCAAGTTCGACGCCAACGGCGACGGCAGGATCTCGcgggccgagctggcggcgctctTCGAGAGCGTGGGCCACGCGGTCACGGACGACGAGGTGTCCCGCATGATGGAGGAGGCCGACTCGGACGGCGACGGCTACATCAGCCTCGCCGAGTTCGCCGCCATCaacgccgcgcccgacgccgccgtcGAGGAGGACCTCCGGCACGCCTTCCGCGTCTTCGACGCCGACGGCAACGGCGTCATCTCCCCCGCCGAGCTCGCGCGCGTGCTGCGTGGCCTCGGCGAGGCCGCCACCGTCGCGCAGTGCCGCCGCATGATCGAGGGCGTCGACCGCAACGGCGACGGCCTCGTCTCTTTCGACGAGTTCAAGCTCATGATGGCCAACGGCAAAGGATTCGGCCTCGCCCAGGGGAACGTCCGCGCCTGA